The Acipenser ruthenus chromosome 11, fAciRut3.2 maternal haplotype, whole genome shotgun sequence region GATCAGGCATcaataaaatcacacaaacaCCATTACTGTTTGCACAGATGAAAACTCAGGTGCCCAATTTGCAATTATCATCAAATAGAATGATTTCAATCTTCAACGAGCAGGACTGGCATCAATAGTATTTATGGCTTTGAATTTTTCACAAAACTTTGCTTGGAAAATTCTTTTTGTTGTGCATCATGCAACCGTATAGCACCCAAATCAGCTATTTAATAAATGGCACGGCAGGAAAACCATGCCCTTAAAACTACTGCATTCGGGGTGTTCTCTTTTAAAACGTACCCTGCATTAACATTGAGATTTATAAGCagtcttattcattttttggagctcatattttcattttaatagttATTGATACCCTGTAGCTTGTGATGGGATCTTGGCCTTAATCAATGtactaattatattatttttttttttttttttaaggcttctATCATTCCTACCAGAAGGTCAAAACCTTTCCGAGTACCAGAATATGAACTCCTGCTGCATTCCTTTAAGAATTACACTACCCACCTCCTTCTAGGATGGATCAAAGCAGCACTatttcatttttgcattttaaatagcaGTTGGATTGTGAGTTGGTTGTTGTGTTAGGATGAGCGGTTCTTCTTTGCACCAGTAAAACACTTTTCTTCTATATTggtccccccccccaaaaaaaaggctTTAGAACAAATATGCACTGTAGAATATTGCTTCTCAAATATATTATTCCATTCTTCCGAGAGCATATTTTAATTGGAGTCATCCATCCTGCCATATCTATTACAAAAATGAGTTTTTACCCCATCTCTTCTTACGATACTTGAAATCGTTCTGAGAGATTGAGATGTGTTTCTCCAGTATGGGAGCTGTTTTCAGCTAAATTCACTCGTTCTGagtgattgagatgagaaatCAAAAGGCAATGCCCAGGCACTTAGCCTTGCACACTAGAGAAGAGTACCTGACTGCTAGAACAACATGGGGGGAAAATGAACAGAGCTCAGAAACCAACCAATCTATTTAATTACTGTTATTTAGTCGAATTTCCAATCACAGCAAAATATAAAATTATGCCAAAGCATTGctcaattaatttattttgtagaaaatgaaaaaaaacaaaacaaaaaacaaacaaaaacctaaaagaaaaaaaaaaaaacaggtctcttgTACAaacatttagaaattacaaacaaaacaggacCTGTTTATCTCCATGTACAAACTGCACAGAGTCTGGTTGTTGCTACTGTTAAAATGTCCGTTCTTgggttgttgctgttgttgctgtagTGACGCGATGCACCAAGCACTGCCACTGTGTTACCTGCCCACACTCTACTGTACAGGCTTTCTGTTTCTAGTAGAAACATATTCCAACTGCTGATAGAAAAACTATGTTATTACCTCCCGTAAACATCAGGagaatttttttctttattttttcttttttttttttttttttttttttaaatggtttccgCTGTTCTGCGTGACGGTGGCATTGTGCTTGTCCGAGCACCCCGTGACCCGTGCGGACAGTGGAATCTTAGTGCCTTCATACTGAAGAGAAGCGTCTcttgtttgttcttttgtttgcCCCCACCCCCTGCTTCACGGGGGTCCTTGCTCAGGGTAGCAGGTGTTGTGCTCCTCCCGAGACGGCACAGCGGGGCTCTGCTCTCTCGTGATGACGGTCTCCCTGTGGAATGACGGGAAAGTGCTACTTGTTTTTCAGCAGCTCCAGCTGATCCTGGTATTCTGTGAAGAGCCTCTGGAACTGCAGATTCTGGCCTATAACTGGAAGCACCTCTTTGAGAAGGTCTCGCTTCCTCAGTCCCTGCGTTGTAAAAACATGCAATATTGACACATTGATATCAGGATTACCAAACAATCATTTATTCTTAGTTTAAGATTTGCAGCTTGGAAATGATAACAACAAACATGTGTCTCTCTCAAGGTCTtcatgacaaacgtttcgactacaaGTCTCTCTCAATGACTTTGTTGAGAAAGAGTTATAGTCAACACGTTTGTCAAGTTTCTTCaagtatttctaaatgtcactCACTATTGAGTGTTATATAGTTACTGATGAAGATTTTGTAACATGAGAGACATCAGGCAAAACCCTCAGTTAAAACTGTAATGctcatagtaataataataataataataataataataataataataataataataataataataataataataataacccacacAGTAAGTGTACCACCACTTCCCCAAGTCCTCCCACTCTTCAAACTACGGTGAGTCAACAAGACCAAACTTGGAGGCTGTAAGGCAGCAGACCAGAGCTAAACGTATTACTGAGGTATCTGAGAGCCTCATATTCTTACCAGCACAGTCGCCTCCCAAACGCTTGCCGCTGACTTGTGTACAGGACCCAACAAATCTTTACATAGCTCTCGTAAGCGATACTGCGATCCTGCAAGACGAAGTTCAACAGAACGTCATGAAAGAAGCCCATTGTAATGCTTTCTTCAATGCATGCATGTCTGTAATGTTCCCCTTTCAGGAGGTATTAGGAAACACTTTTTACTTTATTTACCTGCAACATTTGTTTCTGGATTGAAAACAGTTCTGTTTTGTAAGGCGCAATTAAAACTTGACAACCTACAATACAAACTTGTCTGCAAACTATGAAGATTTAAATTGTCTATCTACATTATCAATTCCACCACACCTTCAAGCTAAATCTTGCAGCCAAGCTAAAACAGCTGCAAATGACATGCAAAACGAAACTTCAGCAACGACGAGAACCAAACTGTTGAACAGAGGAATTCCCAGCGCTAGACCCGATCCTACCTTCATTTACCAGGAACCGTGCGTAGATGAGCAGCCAGTGCCTGTACTCCGGACTGGATTTCAatgcaagtgctgatgccatCTGGTTCTCCAGGTAGGCCAGCGTCATTCCCTGCTGCAGGAGGTGTGGTGTGGACGACAGCCTGGACGCTTGCCTCCCAGCACTACATTGCAACAGAAGCAAAGGAAAACAATCAGAAGCAAGGCGCTTGCAACTTACTTCATTAACAGAGACGTTAAAGAGCTTTTTAGCATTGTCAAAAATATGCATGTCAAAAGGTAGGGGTTAACCTTGCACGGTGGTAAGTgcacatcactttttttttttttttttttaaatgtaactaatcaaattttttttaatatgcatgcatttttttttctattggaaCTTGCAGACATTCCAGATCTTAACGCTGCTGTAACGCTTCACACTGGTTTAGTCTTACAGTTTAAATGCTTAGGAAATAAAACGCATACCAGCAACCCTACAATCTTTAACTGGTCGTCTTATCAGCTACCACACAATGACCATTGcctgaaacatttaaaaacccAGCTTACTTCAAAGTGTGACCCTGCACGATGGCCAAGGGTCCAGAGGACAGCATGGCCTCCTGGGAAGGGAAGCAGTTCCTGTAATCGGCACACTGCACCAGGGAGTCCTGTTTGTCTGCTATCAGATTCCTTATGGAGAAACGGGAATGGGGATGTTAACAGGTCACTGGTACACCACAGTGGGGGCGTATTTCAATGATCTAAACACAGCTGCTGCCACTTACCTCTGAATGAATCCAGGCGTGAAAGAGGTGCTTTATGAAGTGTGGTGGTTAAATCAACTGcttgttattgaaactaaacatGTGCTGCTAAGATGCATTGGGGGGGGCAGCAGTGTAATGGAAAGTAGACTTCAAGCACTTTTTAAATGCCTGGACTCTCTGAAGTTAGTTTTATAAGTATAGCTGCATATATCATTGAAGACTCTGCACTTTCAGCATGTAGTAGTTTTGGCGAGGTGTCTACATATTTCCTGAAGTTTTAAGAAGCCTAATAAAACTGTTAGATTTATATGGCCTCGTAAGTCAGCTGACTAGAAAACGTGTGGGATTGGAGTGACTAAATGCCAGGTTGAGAAACCCAACCTGTGTGAGCAGCTATGACAGCACTACCCAGACACATGAAATGAGCTGCCAGGCATTTGAAAAGGGCAGCATATCACTTCAGAATCTGATAAGGGCTACAGCAGTTATCGTGGCCAAGGAAAgagggaaattaaaataaataaataaatagaggagGTAGAATTACAACTGTTCCGCAgtttaaagggtttttttttcttaaggttTAAGATATAGCAATCCGGGACTGACATAATGAGCTGTGGTGCTTAAATGAATTTgcaaataaatgttttctttgaATGTCACGGGAGCGGTTTTGTTGAAAGGGTAGAAGCGTTTTTATTCAGCTCAGGGTCTCAGATCTGAATGCACTTTCCCTGACGAGGTCAAAAAATATCTGCAATTAAATTTTAAACTGTCAAATCCACAAGCCAGTGGATGAGAGCGTTatgaacaaaaataacacaaaaggtCACAGGGTGTGTTCATATTGAGGGTTTTCATGTGACGTCACATTTGTGACATGTCACGTATGTCAATGGCGaattactcattattattattattatgaagtttAACACGCTTAATTGTACAGccgattttttcattaaaatatacacTTAACAGATTAAACTTAAACGGGTTGGTGACGttcatcctttaaaaaaaaatcattaatcgTGAAAAGAATCACAAAGGCACTGCATTGTGAATGAATTTACTAAGCATGGcggtacaataataataataataataataataataataataataataataataataataataataataatataaatagatTTAATccttttaattgtgtttaatACACAATTTCTACAGcaaaaaagtaatgtattttaaGTGTGggatgctaataataataataataataataataatagtaataataataataaatctgtggATTTGAATTTGAATCAGCACAGTCATTAATTATTAGCTATACTGTTCTATGTTTTTAATAGTGTAGATTCTAATTTCACGACTGTAATCACTAAAGACATTGTTTTGTTGCAGTAAGTGTTCTGTACTGGGGGGGAAGAGACCTAGCATCACAGTCTGTTTATCATTGTGAGTTGCTGAGTTTTCATAGCTGAATATCTGCATTGTGCAAACATTAATCTGTATTTCAGTACTGAAAGAAAAACGAGTAAATGGAACAACTGTACTTGCTGTCTGTTCATCTTTTTTACAGGTAGAAATCATGTTTTGCCGTGTTGTTTGAGCCTGCAATACAGTCGTGTTCCTAACAAGAACATTCCCTACCTTGGCCTTGATAACATAGAACAACTTCTTGTCTAAATGCCAGACAATCGGTAGGTTTACCCATCCTGAGATGAAGTGCTTATAACTATCGGTACTTTTACATGCCTTCATCTGGGAAGCGGTGTAGGGAGAAGGGTTCTCAACTAAATAGATCCAGATATCTCCGAAGTCGAGGTCGGGGAGTTCACGGCTCTCTAAGTGCTGTAAAAAGCACTGGCGGTGCACAATCGGGATCACAGACTCCTCGAATCTGGCACTTATCTCTGAGTCTTTTCAATTCCTGACACTGGAGGCGAGACGTGCGTTCTGTGGCAAATAACTCGCACTGTAGTGTGGAAAACACCGGATAACTCGCACTGTAGTGTGGAAGACACCGGATAACTCGCACTGTAGTGTGGAAGACACCGGATAACTCGCACTGTAGTGTGGAAGACACCGGATAACTCGCACTGTAGTGTGGAAGACACCGGATAACTCGCACTATAGTGTGGAAGACACCGGATAACTCGCACTGTAGTGTGGAAGACACCGGATTTGCATTACCTGCCATCGCTGTTTTGACCGCCAGTATGGCGCTGGGGTCGCGTGGGTGAAAACCCTCAATAGACAATAAAGAAAAGACTATTTTTAGGACACATTTATAAAACTTGCAATTTCGATTCCATGGTATTTTAAGTCAGTAATGTTAAATAATGGGGTGAAACGAATCACAACAGGTGGAGCTGGATTACTGTTAATAGAGCTAAAGACTGGCTGCATTCTGATCAGTATAAATAGAAATCGGACCTTACCATGTCCCAAGAGAGGAGTTGAAACAGTACGACTTTCCACTGGCCAGGCTCACAACCGGGACTCCGTGCTGGGTCAACAAGGACTGGGAGACTGTGGTATCTGTTCCTGCAGACAATCACAACACCCACAGATCAAACCTCACTCCAGAAAAACACTGCTGACCAGCAATAAGCTCAAAACAGTGAACCCATGAAATTATAACACATCAGCTTCACTTGTGAGAACTGGAGACTGAGTAACACTGCGCAACACTTCAAAACAATACGGGTGACACGTGTGGGTGCctgaaatatttttttggttttatgcTCAAGCTTTGTAAAGGTAAGCTTTTGTTGCTAGCTGCTTTTCAACATAAGTAAATGGaacagaatgcaaaaaaaaaaaaaaaaaagcatttaaataagCAATTACCTGATAAGATACTCTGTAGCGATTCATTCTTGACCAGTACCGACTGCTTCTGCACATCCCTGAAacgcaaaaaataataaaatgatgacaTCTGAACGGGCATTGTCCAAAGCAGGCGTCTGTCCCGACCCATTTAAACAATGCATAAATATTGCTGTGGATATGCTTCCCACCTTCTCATGCCATACCTACCAGACTGACAGCGTGGCACAGGCAGTGAGGGCCATCACGTAGCAGCCAGAACAGTGCAGCGTGGACATGGGCGCCTGCAACAGGATGGCTGGGAGCAGCCGCCAGCCACAGGCAGAGAATACCGACAACGTCCTGTCCTCACAGGCCACCCCGATCACGTCCCTGAAAACCAACGAGATCCGCCTTTACTTAACACAGACCTCTTCAGTGCAGCACGAGCTAGGACGCGGGTCACAGAGACACTGAATCACGACTGCCTGCATCCATGGGGGGGGATTTCTGCATTTGATTGGGGTCCAACTCAAAAGCTGCACATGTATCATTCTGGTTTTTAAAACATGCTAAGGAATCCTTAAAACGCATCAAATTTTTAACCCCCAAAAAAGATAAAGgatcaggggtggaaataaggctcccattgcatagtagtttgatcccttcctggttttacagcgagtttaataagacacacctgagcatgttacctatacactgtggctacccaagctcgcagtaaaacctggaatgggtgaaactgctgtgcagtaggagtcttgtttccatccctgaggTTGTAGGCAGTTGAAAAGAAACACTATAGTATGGGTAAGCAGGTAGACTGACTGAGACCCGCTGTGAATGTGTTGTCAGCCACCAGGAGGGTTACACACGACACACCGCAAACCCAGCTAATGTCTTCTCTGACTTACGAGCTTCCAGCAGCAGTCAGGACTCGACTGGTGAGAACCGTCTCCCACACTTTACCCTCCCGGTTACACTTCAGCCGGCTCAGCCTGGACCCCCCGGCGGTGGAGACCTCATTCTCCACCTCAATGAACACGGACGGATCCGAGCTGAtctgcaagagagagagagagaaaaaaaaccctgacaTTTGTGTTATCaaaatgaaagcattttttttttaataaataaaataaatactttcacTTTTTCTGTAGTTTGCTGATCCGCTGTTGCTGAAGCCCATGACAGAAGCGCCCCTTACCTGTACAGTGAAAGCTTTCTGTGGTGCTGGTGTTGGCAGCTTCAACACTGCCATCGGCACAACAACTCTGGGGGGATCTTTGTCTGTTGTGGGTGCAGtctgcaaaaacaacaaaaaaagggttCTTCATTTCTTTATTCATTCATTAAAACTTTGTTTCACCACCACAGCTGCAAATACTGACGAAAGAAGAGCTTTACCAGTATCATGAACAAAATCGCCATGACCGAAATCCTCTACGTGCATGAAAACACACAAACGTGGCACACGTACAGACAGATTTCCTCCATATAACATACACAGTGCAcccatagtaaaaacaaaacatcccttGTAAAAACCTTTTATCTGTTCTCTTCTTCAAACCGGTAACACCGTTCATAATTAACGGCTTTAAATATTTTGAGGACAGCAGCTATTTTTCCTGAATTCATCCGACACCTATAAAATTTCATAGACAATGAAAGCGGAATGATCACACTTCCTAGACACAGGCTGACCTTCAACGCCATGGTTAAAGTGGTTTTACCTGCAGCACGGCTACGTTCACCGGCAGTACTTTGGTATCTTTCCTCGGCCTTCCCTTCTTTCTCTTCTCGACCACCTCGCTCCCCTCCATCTCTATCTTCCTCTTGTTCAAGGCCAGAGACGGTGCTTTCATTTTCTCCTCGCTGTCGCTGCTGCTGTCCAGACATGTGATCCTGGGCCTCGGGTCCTTAAGAGCATTTGCATCTTTTACTCTGAAAAGCAAACAAGAACAGAAAGCTGCTAGAGAGAGGTGGAAGGTCGGATATTTGCATGCTGCAACTAGGATGACCGACCGGACTGCTTCCGAAGAAGTCATGGGTTTGAAACGGAGCCTGCGGCTGCAGACGCTGTTGAATTAAGAGCATCCTGCATGTCTGCATGTGTGCCATCATCATTTGTCACACATGTTTTTAAACTCTAATAATGCAAACCTGCCACTGAAGTCAAAAGTGGTCTGGTGGCCACTTTGCCACTACCTGTGCTGTCGCTGCTTTGCAGATAAATAAAGCAGACTATCCTCAGTCTACAGCTCTGCTCACAGCAACTTCCATGACAGAAGTGTGGTTAAAACTTATAGGCCTATACAAACTGCATGCATAATAAACATATGTGCCCATGTTTGAAAATCAGGCCAGTCCGATATTGTATGTGTTGTACTGCATGTCCTTTCAGCTCAGTATTTGAGgtttaactgcagtttgagacACAATCTTcatgggtctttttttttttttttttacctatcaAGGGGGGTGAGACTGACGATAGAGGATATGGCTACTCCGGGCGTGGCTTTTGATCTTTCTGTAAACCTGGAATCAAGTGCTTTCATTGGCTCAATCTTGGCAGCAGACGTCAGGGAGTTTGGTTTCCCTGCAATGGAGTTTACAACGGCTGACAACGTGGTGGCTGTAGCATTGACACTGGAAAAAAACGAATAAATAACCAAGTTAAAAAAGTTCCAGAACACATTGCATACAATGAGACATGGaaagctttaaccctttgcggtccattgtcggactgggtccgacattgcaattattcctcacaggtcctttgtcggactgggtccgacatcattacagcaacgcaataaacgggtgtttagtcgttttttctccggaaaaagcctagaaaaccattcaattgccgtgtgggagcgacaggagccgagaagtcgaaaaaaaaaggcgtatctcatgaatagtcatacatggtatcaggtatcagataatggggcggtcatagtaaacaagctggctgagtgcgtcagcgcacagagactatcatggacatttgcagagattttttcagaagttatagtaataaaataatgacttggatcgcattattgaggagtttggtgataaaacgagtgatccggagatgatcgatcggtatgtacgactattattattattatttatttcttacataggtgaacgctatagcaaacgaaagggtggggcggggctggagatgcctagtgagtgctttgttgatatgcagggccatttaaacccgtttgactgagaaaaaaaatacttttaaacagcacgtataaaattaactgcgcgtgtgaaaattaattagacctggcgtgcctgaagcgcaattaataaatggactgcaaagggttaaggcagAACGATGCTAATCCAGTCTTTTAGACATACACATAAGACCCTAATCTGTACAGCTATCCTTGAGATGGAATCACTTATTTCGGGGGAAATCGAATCATACTTTTCAAGGCTTTTCTGCTCATTACCAGAGTCTCTCACGCACACAACCTACCCCCCCCCAGGATGCCCATGAAAACAAGGATTAACCTCGATACAGAAATAGCAGCAAAGACTCCCATTGGACAGCAGTTTATTACATTCCAGGTTTCAGGATCTGAGCCTGGTTAGTCACACCGGAACTGGAGACAAGCTCAGGTGCACCAAATGGAACTGGAAAAAATATCTTTTAATACAAAGTTCAATACAAAATCGGAGATCGAGGAAGATCTTCATGAATtctgcatgactttttttttttaggtcgaTAACAAAATtgcacaattaaaaaagaaactgaacCATTCTCGAGACTATAAGAGCAGTTCCTACTGACCCTTCTTTGTGCAGTGCATCGTCTGCAGGCCTGGGAGCAGCAGCGGCTGTGGGCTCCGGACACGGCTTCAGGCTGAGGGAGTTGGCCGTGTTGGAGTCCGAGGAGGTCAGCTGCTGGGTCAGCTGGGAGGACACGGACGAGCCGGGAAGGATCGGGACACTGTTAAACAGGGCTGGGGAGAAGTCCCTGGGAACAAGATAAgcagtttcttaaaaaaaaaaattaaatacaaattccaAGCTGGCTACCTGTAGGTCAAAACATACCGCAGTACCATTCAAACAGGGCGCACCAGCAGCATGTAGAAAATAATCACGCTTGTCCTCTTACGGGCGTGAGGGACAAGGGTTGACGTTTGTGGACACTGTTGCGTCCATCGCACCTGCAACGCCTTGAACAGTAACGGTACTGAAGGTGGTGCACCCTCAGCAAATCTTACTGTATACTCCAACGTATCTTGGAAACGCTGCATTGTTTGTTGCATTTAGAGAACCTGCCAGGCCCTCCTGACTGTGGTACGGTATAGCACTGCACTGAAATGCTCTCACCCCGTGTCTAACTGAGCAATGCATAGAGGGGTGATCCGTCTGCGGCCATCTGCTGTCCTCGTTTCCACCTGCTTTTTCAACAAATTCTGCAAAAgagaattaaataaacacatcagCAAAGTAAAGTGCCACCAGCCATTTAAAAGTGAAGTTTAAATTTTAACAGATTCATGAGCTCATATAAAAACGATCAATACATCGTACAGGTCCTGCATTCAATGCAATTGAACATTCTGCCCCCTCAAACATTCAGCAAAATAAGAACTTTTACAATTAAaactacacaataaaataacagaATACAACAGTACCAGTACCTGAATGCATTCAGTATTTCAAACCCGATTTAGGgagtttattttgctttgtttattaAGCGTTTAGTTTATTTGCATGTATTTTAACTCAAGCAGTCTAGATCGATTAACAGACCAGCTCATTAGTGCGTAGAATGAATGAATTAGTCTTTATTTAGTGCATTAACACCCCTGTATTTCTTGGCAGGCAGAGGCTGGGGAGGAGCAGGGTGCAGTGCCCACCTTCCTGATATCCTCCAGGCTCTCCCCGTTCACCACGCTGGTGAGTTTGGGCGTGTGCGCCTCCCTGCTGGCCGCGTTCCTCTGCTCAGCCAGCTGCTTCTGCTGCTGGTACTTCAGCATCTCCGGGTTCTCGATGATGGTGGTGGGCAGCTGAGCCTCTGTGGTGATCGCCAGGCTTTTCCCGTAAATCTTTTGGTGAATCGAGTTCTacgattaaataaaaaaaaaaaagtgtattcgcAACGAATGAGAAAATgcacagcaagcaagcaagcccTACAAAAGCAAAAACCTACAGAATCTTTAAAAACAGTGTGTTGGGTGGGGAGGGATTCTTTATGCTATGTATATGGGTATAACCCAAGGGGCCTTATTCTGAAGCAAAGGATCATCTTCTGACATGAATCAAAACAACtcaggatggaaataaggctaccattgcatagcagtctggacccattccgggttttactgtgagcttaattAACTACCAAGTATAGGTAACATGTTCCGGAGCAGCTGACAGTTGAACCTGGAATGGCTaaagctgctatgcaatgcaaGTATTATTTGCATCTCTGCAACTGCCAAGGTGCGAAACAAGTAAGAACAAAATTGGTTAGCAGCCCAATCACAGATTGGCTGGTCTTGTGCAAGGAAACTGAACTGGAACTTGTACAGTACATCCCCACACACATACAAGCTAAAAAGTGTAGTGGGATTTTGTAGCGTTGCTCTAGTCTTGCCCTAGACTATAGAGCACTGCCACTGTTGTGTACCTTCTCTTCCTCGTTGAGTGGATCCCCAAGCTCATCCTGAGAGAAATCCAGGTATGCCACAGTCCCATCCATGGAGCACACCAGGATCCCCAGGCCATTGAGGGTCCTGCAAGAAACACAAGAGCAATCGAAGCCATTGAGGAGCCTGGTTAAcatgttgaaaaaatatatataatatatatatatacacaatcaTGCATTTTCATCAGATTTATCTTACCATGAGATATCCATGATTGACTTGTCAAATAACTCATGGATAACCACAAGGGGGCGTTTCAGGCAAGTGAgctgaaacaaaaatatataaacacacatggaTATTGAGTTTTCACTATTCAATGTGTTTGCAAAGATACTGACAAAGACTTATCATGCAAGCAAAAGCACTGATGCCCATTCACTATACCAGAAAGTGTGTAGAACTGTAACCAATATTTCACTTTGGCTTATCTTGACCGTGTTACTGAGGTCTACAGCTGGGCACATACTATATCAAgaagtttaaaaatatacatctcTCTATATAGAGGAGTAATTGCAATACGAACAAATCACAACGACTGCAAACACCATCAAACGAGAAGCGGACAAAATGcaactgaaagctttgtaccctttAAAGCTGTGGCCCCCAATCTGTTTCGCTCATGCGATTCATTTCACGTGTCCATTGTTGAGTTATACCACCCCATTGTGTGCACTTCATTTATGTGAGAGATTTCCATTCACTCACAGTCCTCCTCCGCTGAGCT contains the following coding sequences:
- the LOC117963099 gene encoding protein HIRA-like isoform X2 gives rise to the protein MAPVLREEDEKNETIPKMLCQMDNHLACVNCVRWSNNGLYLASGGDDKLIMVWKRAAYIGPSTVFGSSSKLANVEQWRCVTILRSHTGDVMDVAWSPHDAWLASCSVDNTIVIWNARKFPEIIATLRGHTGLVKGLTWDPVGKYIASQADDRNLKVWRTMDWQLETSITKPFDECGGTTHVLRLSWSPDGQYLVSAHAMNNSGPTAQIIERDGWKTNMDFVGHRKAVTVVKFNPKIFKKKQKNGSSPKPSCPYCCCAVGSKDRSVSVWLTCLKRPLVVIHELFDKSIMDISWTLNGLGILVCSMDGTVAYLDFSQDELGDPLNEEEKNSIHQKIYGKSLAITTEAQLPTTIIENPEMLKYQQQKQLAEQRNAASREAHTPKLTSVVNGESLEDIRKNLLKKQVETRTADGRRRITPLCIAQLDTGDFSPALFNSVPILPGSSVSSQLTQQLTSSDSNTANSLSLKPCPEPTAAAAPRPADDALHKEGVNATATTLSAVVNSIAGKPNSLTSAAKIEPMKALDSRFTERSKATPGVAISSIVSLTPLDRVKDANALKDPRPRITCLDSSSDSEEKMKAPSLALNKRKIEMEGSEVVEKRKKGRPRKDTKVLPVNVAVLQTAPTTDKDPPRVVVPMAVLKLPTPAPQKAFTVQISSDPSVFIEVENEVSTAGGSRLSRLKCNREGKVWETVLTSRVLTAAGSSDVIGVACEDRTLSVFSACGWRLLPAILLQAPMSTLHCSGCYVMALTACATLSVWDVQKQSVLVKNESLQSILSGTDTTVSQSLLTQHGVPVVSLASGKSYCFNSSLGTWNLIADKQDSLVQCADYRNCFPSQEAMLSSGPLAIVQGHTLNAGRQASRLSSTPHLLQQGMTLAYLENQMASALALKSSPEYRHWLLIYARFLVNEGSQYRLRELCKDLLGPVHKSAASVWEATVLGLRKRDLLKEVLPVIGQNLQFQRLFTEYQDQLELLKNK
- the LOC117963099 gene encoding protein HIRA-like isoform X1 codes for the protein MKLLKPSWISHNGKPIFSVDIHPEGTKFATGGQGEDSGKVVIWNMAPVLREEDEKNETIPKMLCQMDNHLACVNCVRWSNNGLYLASGGDDKLIMVWKRAAYIGPSTVFGSSSKLANVEQWRCVTILRSHTGDVMDVAWSPHDAWLASCSVDNTIVIWNARKFPEIIATLRGHTGLVKGLTWDPVGKYIASQADDRNLKVWRTMDWQLETSITKPFDECGGTTHVLRLSWSPDGQYLVSAHAMNNSGPTAQIIERDGWKTNMDFVGHRKAVTVVKFNPKIFKKKQKNGSSPKPSCPYCCCAVGSKDRSVSVWLTCLKRPLVVIHELFDKSIMDISWTLNGLGILVCSMDGTVAYLDFSQDELGDPLNEEEKNSIHQKIYGKSLAITTEAQLPTTIIENPEMLKYQQQKQLAEQRNAASREAHTPKLTSVVNGESLEDIRKNLLKKQVETRTADGRRRITPLCIAQLDTGDFSPALFNSVPILPGSSVSSQLTQQLTSSDSNTANSLSLKPCPEPTAAAAPRPADDALHKEGVNATATTLSAVVNSIAGKPNSLTSAAKIEPMKALDSRFTERSKATPGVAISSIVSLTPLDRVKDANALKDPRPRITCLDSSSDSEEKMKAPSLALNKRKIEMEGSEVVEKRKKGRPRKDTKVLPVNVAVLQTAPTTDKDPPRVVVPMAVLKLPTPAPQKAFTVQISSDPSVFIEVENEVSTAGGSRLSRLKCNREGKVWETVLTSRVLTAAGSSDVIGVACEDRTLSVFSACGWRLLPAILLQAPMSTLHCSGCYVMALTACATLSVWDVQKQSVLVKNESLQSILSGTDTTVSQSLLTQHGVPVVSLASGKSYCFNSSLGTWNLIADKQDSLVQCADYRNCFPSQEAMLSSGPLAIVQGHTLNAGRQASRLSSTPHLLQQGMTLAYLENQMASALALKSSPEYRHWLLIYARFLVNEGSQYRLRELCKDLLGPVHKSAASVWEATVLGLRKRDLLKEVLPVIGQNLQFQRLFTEYQDQLELLKNK